One window of Arthrobacter oryzae genomic DNA carries:
- a CDS encoding SARP family transcriptional regulator translates to MAENWIRLLGPPRIESLGATPPQPRGRKAWAVLAYLALQADGTGRSRTASLLFPDAEDPLGALRWNLSELRRTLDGVTVAGDPLRLTLQPPWRCDALEVVDSAGGPGVDPRRFTGQLLEGLSFADSPVFDSWLADQRYRLDNVVQSLLYEAALAALASGSPGEAAELAALALRRDPFHADCNAVLVKAFVALGEHRRAREHVTKCGNLYREELGLPLPTEVRRALSAAAPETDPGMPATVATVRSYLAAGGASLWAGAVDRGLDQLRLAVVLAQRTGDAHLIAEALVTLSGALIHQAGGRGAEVADFLHRALQAEGPDGASRTAGAAYRELGYLSVQRGVPDRAAGWLDRAMAAAEGFPDEQARVLAIQGMLASDTARYGDAVTALTESGRLAKAIRNRRQQAFSEALLGRVHLLRGELDLAAASLDRALVCIAEEHWTAFEPFVDGIRGETYLAAGKLEEAAAMIDRSWVMAELAGDHCYMALAAGAEARLFLTHGDLAAAEHWIERGLEPKPWYLWYSARLLDTAAEVAIAMKSPRATEFVERLAELASRSGMREFTVRAQSHRAVLGDEAAAQAVPWLTKEIGNPALDAFLAERGQV, encoded by the coding sequence ATGGCCGAGAATTGGATCCGGCTCCTCGGTCCGCCGCGGATCGAGTCTCTTGGCGCGACTCCCCCGCAACCCAGGGGCCGCAAGGCCTGGGCGGTGCTGGCCTACCTCGCGCTGCAGGCCGACGGGACCGGCCGCTCCCGCACGGCGTCGCTGCTTTTCCCAGATGCCGAGGATCCCCTCGGTGCCCTACGCTGGAACCTGTCCGAGCTGCGCCGGACGCTCGACGGCGTGACGGTTGCCGGTGATCCGCTGCGGCTGACGCTTCAGCCGCCGTGGCGTTGCGATGCCCTGGAAGTGGTGGACTCGGCCGGCGGCCCGGGCGTTGACCCTCGACGCTTCACCGGCCAGTTGCTGGAGGGGTTGTCTTTCGCCGATTCGCCCGTCTTTGATTCGTGGCTGGCGGACCAGCGTTACCGCCTGGACAACGTGGTCCAGTCACTGCTCTACGAAGCCGCTCTGGCCGCCCTCGCATCGGGCAGTCCCGGGGAGGCTGCGGAGCTGGCCGCGCTGGCGCTGCGCCGGGATCCGTTCCACGCGGACTGCAACGCCGTCCTGGTCAAGGCGTTCGTGGCTCTCGGCGAGCACCGCCGGGCCCGCGAGCACGTCACCAAATGCGGAAACCTCTACCGCGAGGAGCTCGGGCTGCCGCTGCCGACCGAAGTCCGCCGGGCCTTATCCGCTGCCGCTCCCGAAACGGACCCAGGGATGCCGGCCACCGTGGCGACGGTGCGGTCCTATCTCGCTGCCGGGGGCGCGTCGCTCTGGGCGGGCGCCGTGGACCGGGGGCTGGACCAGTTGCGGCTCGCGGTGGTGCTGGCCCAGCGCACCGGCGACGCCCATTTGATCGCCGAGGCCCTCGTGACGCTCTCCGGCGCGCTGATCCACCAGGCGGGCGGCCGCGGCGCCGAGGTGGCGGACTTCCTGCACCGGGCGCTGCAGGCGGAAGGGCCCGACGGCGCCTCCCGGACTGCCGGTGCGGCGTACCGGGAGCTGGGGTACTTGTCCGTGCAGCGCGGTGTCCCGGACCGGGCGGCCGGATGGCTGGACCGGGCGATGGCCGCGGCTGAGGGATTCCCCGACGAACAGGCGAGAGTCCTGGCTATTCAGGGCATGCTGGCCTCGGATACGGCACGGTACGGGGATGCCGTGACGGCGCTGACCGAGTCCGGCCGGTTGGCCAAAGCGATCCGGAACCGCCGGCAGCAGGCGTTCAGCGAGGCGCTTCTCGGCCGGGTGCACCTGCTCCGGGGTGAGCTGGACCTGGCGGCTGCTTCCCTGGACCGCGCGCTGGTCTGCATTGCGGAGGAACACTGGACGGCGTTCGAGCCGTTCGTGGACGGGATCCGCGGCGAGACCTATCTGGCTGCCGGAAAGCTGGAGGAAGCCGCAGCCATGATCGACCGCTCCTGGGTGATGGCCGAGCTGGCCGGCGACCACTGTTACATGGCGTTGGCGGCGGGTGCTGAAGCGCGGCTGTTCCTGACTCATGGCGATCTCGCGGCGGCCGAACACTGGATAGAGCGGGGGCTGGAACCCAAGCCCTGGTACCTCTGGTATTCGGCCCGGCTGCTGGACACGGCGGCGGAGGTGGCCATCGCCATGAAGTCGCCGCGGGCTACCGAGTTCGTGGAGCGGCTGGCCGAGCTGGCAAGCCGGAGCGGAATGCGGGAGTTCACGGTGCGGGCGCAGTCCCACCGCGCCGTGCTCGGGGATGAGGCCGCCGCGCAGGCGGTGCCCTGGCTGACGAAGGAGATCGGGAACCCTGCGCTGGATGCGTTCCTGGCGGAGCGGGGGCAGGTCTAG
- a CDS encoding DUF6176 family protein, which yields MESLSWFAPILPGKLDEWKSLIEEIQGPRQEEFRRSRERMGVTREVLSHAQTPQGDFIAVFHEADDLNRAFQSVATSDHPFDEWFRAKIMEIHGISAEMLQGPLPATVIFDYKAG from the coding sequence ATGGAAAGCTTAAGCTGGTTCGCGCCGATTCTGCCCGGGAAGCTGGATGAGTGGAAGTCGCTCATCGAGGAGATTCAAGGCCCCCGTCAGGAGGAATTCCGCCGCTCCCGCGAGCGGATGGGAGTAACCCGTGAGGTCCTCAGCCACGCGCAGACGCCGCAAGGGGATTTCATCGCAGTCTTCCACGAAGCCGACGATCTTAACCGGGCCTTCCAGTCCGTCGCGACCTCCGACCATCCCTTTGACGAGTGGTTCCGGGCAAAGATCATGGAAATTCACGGCATCAGCGCCGAGATGCTGCAGGGGCCTCTTCCTGCGACCGTCATCTTTGACTACAAGGCCGGCTGA
- a CDS encoding DUF1905 domain-containing protein, producing the protein MTTTYSFRGELWHYPEEAGWHFITLPQDLADQIGDEAAPFRKGFGSVKVTASIAGNSWSTSIFPDSKSGSYLLPVKKAIRTAAGIRDGDDVDVELVLELEG; encoded by the coding sequence GTGACGACGACGTATTCGTTCCGCGGCGAGCTGTGGCACTATCCGGAGGAAGCCGGGTGGCACTTCATCACGCTGCCGCAGGACCTGGCGGACCAGATCGGGGACGAGGCCGCGCCCTTCCGCAAGGGCTTCGGCTCGGTGAAGGTGACTGCTTCCATCGCCGGAAACAGCTGGTCAACGTCGATCTTCCCGGACAGCAAGAGCGGCTCCTACCTGCTGCCGGTCAAGAAGGCCATCAGAACTGCGGCCGGCATCCGCGACGGGGATGACGTGGACGTGGAGCTGGTGCTGGAGCTCGAGGGCTGA
- a CDS encoding alkaline phosphatase D family protein — translation MTAFTRRNVLKGALAAAGAAAVVPAAAATAQATSPAGVALVRNRLTLPSGIATGDVTSGSGVLWSRASGPGRLVANLLAVDEDGAPLSGGRAFQRVLRGSAASEATDFTSRINAEHLPSGTRFALSLHFEDADGNAGETAQGSFSTAPGTGLISSGRAPRKQSFVWTGDTAGQGWGINEEIGGMRGYAAMHATKPDFFIHSGDTIYADGPIAAQVTERDGQIWRNLVTEEVSKVAETLNEYRGRHRYNLMDSNVRAMYAEVPVIAQWDDHETTNNWYPGEILTDSRYTERRVDVLAARGRQAWQEYQPISGLSTRIGDGSTGFEPARIYRKISRGPQLDIFCLDMRTFKDANTDGKETQLTHILGQEQTDWLIREVSKSKATWKVISADLPLGLIVPDGPVNQESLANRDPGAPLGKELEIAGVLSAFKRNRVKNVVWLTADVHYCAAHHYSPERAGFTDFDPFWEFVAGPINAGSFGPGELDGTFGPERVFYKTGAYANQSPRTGENQFFGHVDLNEDDVFTVSLRNANGAVLWSKELQPVR, via the coding sequence ATGACTGCTTTCACCCGCCGAAATGTCCTCAAAGGTGCGCTGGCCGCTGCCGGTGCCGCCGCCGTCGTACCCGCCGCTGCCGCAACCGCCCAGGCCACCAGCCCGGCCGGCGTCGCGCTGGTCCGCAACCGCCTCACCCTCCCGTCCGGCATCGCCACCGGCGATGTGACCTCCGGTTCCGGCGTGCTGTGGTCCCGAGCGTCGGGACCCGGCCGGCTGGTGGCCAACCTGCTCGCCGTGGACGAGGACGGCGCCCCGCTCAGCGGCGGCCGCGCGTTCCAGCGCGTGCTGCGGGGGAGCGCCGCCAGCGAAGCCACCGACTTCACCTCACGGATCAACGCCGAGCACCTCCCGTCCGGCACCCGCTTCGCGCTCTCCCTGCACTTCGAGGACGCCGACGGCAACGCGGGCGAAACCGCGCAGGGCTCCTTCAGCACTGCGCCCGGCACCGGACTCATCAGCAGCGGCCGCGCGCCCCGCAAACAAAGCTTCGTCTGGACCGGCGACACCGCCGGCCAGGGCTGGGGAATCAACGAGGAGATCGGCGGCATGCGCGGCTACGCGGCTATGCACGCCACCAAACCGGACTTCTTCATCCACTCCGGCGACACCATCTATGCCGACGGTCCCATCGCCGCGCAGGTCACCGAGCGGGACGGGCAGATCTGGCGAAACCTGGTCACCGAGGAAGTGTCCAAGGTGGCGGAAACCCTCAATGAATACCGCGGCCGGCACCGCTACAACCTCATGGACAGCAACGTCCGCGCCATGTATGCCGAGGTTCCGGTGATCGCCCAGTGGGACGACCACGAAACCACCAACAACTGGTATCCCGGCGAGATCCTCACCGACTCCCGTTACACCGAACGCCGCGTGGACGTCCTCGCCGCCCGCGGCCGCCAGGCCTGGCAGGAATACCAGCCGATCTCCGGCCTCAGCACCCGGATCGGCGACGGCAGCACCGGCTTCGAGCCCGCCCGCATCTACCGCAAAATCTCCCGCGGACCCCAGCTGGACATCTTCTGCTTGGACATGCGCACCTTCAAGGACGCCAATACCGACGGCAAGGAAACCCAGCTCACCCACATCCTGGGCCAGGAGCAAACGGACTGGCTCATCCGTGAAGTCAGCAAGTCCAAGGCCACCTGGAAGGTCATCTCCGCCGACCTTCCGCTCGGACTGATCGTCCCCGACGGCCCCGTCAACCAGGAATCCCTCGCCAACCGCGACCCCGGGGCCCCGTTGGGCAAGGAACTCGAGATCGCCGGCGTGCTGTCCGCGTTCAAGCGCAACCGGGTTAAAAACGTGGTCTGGCTCACCGCCGACGTCCACTACTGCGCCGCCCACCACTACTCACCCGAGCGCGCAGGCTTCACCGATTTCGACCCCTTCTGGGAATTTGTAGCCGGCCCCATCAACGCCGGGAGCTTCGGCCCCGGCGAACTGGACGGCACCTTCGGCCCCGAGCGGGTGTTCTACAAGACGGGCGCCTACGCCAACCAGTCACCGCGCACGGGCGAGAACCAGTTCTTCGGCCACGTGGACCTGAACGAGGACGACGTCTTCACCGTCAGCCTCCGCAACGCCAACGGCGCCGTGCTCTGGAGCAAGGAGCTGCAGCCGGTGCGGTAG
- a CDS encoding Gfo/Idh/MocA family protein, translating to MELAGIVTRSPVRRAEAVEEYPDVPLYDSLTDLLAAGVDAVVITTPPETRRELVLEATKAGVHVVADKPFAPDAEVGRELVKAAADAGVILNVFHNRRWDTDIRTLRSVLESGAVGQVARFESRFDLDQPDTLEALVARELRLLGSEGSYVSQQGAYHRYYEPFALAVAGKGPEPVPGAEAVHTLEVLDAARLSDAERRSVDLEG from the coding sequence GTGGAACTCGCGGGCATCGTCACCCGCTCCCCCGTCCGCCGCGCGGAGGCTGTGGAAGAATACCCGGACGTCCCGCTCTACGATTCCCTCACCGACCTGCTGGCGGCCGGCGTGGATGCGGTGGTCATCACCACGCCGCCGGAGACGCGCCGCGAGCTCGTCCTGGAAGCCACCAAGGCCGGCGTCCACGTCGTGGCGGACAAGCCTTTCGCCCCGGATGCGGAGGTGGGGCGCGAACTGGTGAAGGCAGCCGCGGACGCCGGCGTGATCCTCAACGTCTTCCACAACCGCCGCTGGGACACGGACATCCGGACCCTTCGCTCCGTGCTGGAGTCCGGCGCCGTAGGCCAGGTGGCGCGCTTTGAGTCCCGCTTCGACCTTGACCAGCCGGACACCCTCGAGGCCCTGGTCGCACGGGAATTGCGTCTGCTCGGCTCCGAGGGAAGCTACGTCTCGCAGCAGGGCGCGTACCACCGGTACTACGAGCCGTTCGCGCTGGCCGTCGCTGGCAAGGGACCCGAGCCGGTCCCCGGCGCCGAAGCTGTCCACACGCTCGAGGTCCTGGACGCCGCCCGGCTCAGCGACGCCGAGCGGCGGTCCGTGGACCTCGAGGGCTGA
- a CDS encoding LacI family DNA-binding transcriptional regulator, translated as MDSMLVSVEAVAEQAGVSVSTVSRALRSIPGVSAATRKRVQDAADALGYAASPAASRLATGRTMTVGIVVPVLAKWFFGKVIGEATQRLRQAGFDVLLYELATAEQRQRFFGSVHLHGRTDGVIIMALQPSREELESLASQGQRVALLGAESPGVGSVNVDNRGAGRAAVRHLLNLGHQRVAFIGIRAEDGSNLGGVPPLQRLMGYRDALGEAGLAGGDVLEELDENSVAGGAAAMSRLLVAEHAPTAAFVASDEMAFGVLKVLRQAGLDVPRDFSVLGFDNHELCDVVGLTTMDHAVAEQGRDVAGILLDALDALDSSVPKAISRPARLVVRESTAPPRALRTTPVGPDSRDSAGHSGHL; from the coding sequence ATGGACAGCATGTTGGTCAGTGTTGAAGCGGTTGCGGAGCAAGCAGGAGTTTCGGTTTCCACGGTATCCCGAGCGCTGCGGTCCATTCCCGGCGTTTCGGCAGCCACCCGCAAGCGCGTGCAGGATGCCGCCGATGCGTTAGGCTACGCGGCATCCCCTGCTGCCTCCCGCCTTGCAACGGGGAGGACCATGACCGTAGGCATCGTGGTGCCGGTGCTGGCCAAGTGGTTTTTCGGAAAAGTCATCGGTGAGGCAACGCAAAGGCTGCGGCAAGCCGGATTCGATGTGCTCCTTTATGAGCTGGCCACGGCCGAACAGCGGCAGAGGTTCTTTGGCAGCGTCCATCTGCACGGCCGCACGGACGGGGTGATCATCATGGCCCTGCAGCCGAGCCGGGAGGAACTGGAATCGCTCGCTTCGCAGGGGCAGAGGGTCGCTTTGCTCGGAGCCGAGTCACCGGGTGTCGGATCCGTGAACGTGGACAACCGTGGGGCCGGGCGGGCTGCTGTGAGGCACTTGTTGAACCTCGGTCACCAGCGGGTAGCGTTCATCGGTATCCGCGCTGAGGACGGTAGTAACTTGGGCGGCGTGCCGCCTCTTCAACGGCTCATGGGCTACCGGGATGCCCTGGGCGAGGCCGGACTGGCCGGGGGCGACGTCCTTGAAGAACTCGATGAAAACAGCGTCGCGGGTGGCGCGGCTGCCATGTCCCGGCTGCTCGTCGCGGAACATGCGCCCACCGCAGCATTCGTAGCCTCCGACGAGATGGCCTTCGGTGTCCTCAAGGTTCTCCGTCAGGCAGGCTTGGACGTTCCCCGGGACTTCTCCGTGCTGGGCTTTGACAACCACGAACTGTGCGACGTGGTGGGCCTGACAACCATGGACCACGCGGTGGCCGAACAGGGCCGGGACGTCGCCGGGATCCTCTTGGACGCCTTGGACGCCTTGGACAGCAGCGTGCCCAAGGCCATTAGCCGGCCCGCCAGGCTTGTTGTCCGCGAGAGTACCGCACCACCCCGTGCCCTGCGCACCACACCTGTCGGCCCGGACTCCCGGGATTCTGCCGGTCACTCCGGTCACCTCTGA
- a CDS encoding aldo/keto reductase family protein — MQYRKLGNSGMYVSAIALGNWATHGETVDQDVATACVQRALDLGITTFDTADAYAGTKAETMLGEALKGVRREGIEVMTKAYFPTGPGMNDRGLSRKHVMESINGSLRRLQMDYVDVYQAHRYDYETPLEETMGAFADIVRAGKAHYIGVSEWKVKEIRAGAALAAELGIQLVSSQPQYNMLWRVIEAEVVPACEELGITQVCWSPLAQGVLSGKYDGGRAVPSSSRFSDGDGTLKTEHRFMKPEVLEAVDKLQPIAAGLDVPLATLAVAWVLANPNVSAAIVGASRPEQLVDTVNAAELVLDSETLELIDGTLGDVVERDPAKVESFPQRV, encoded by the coding sequence ATGCAATATCGCAAACTCGGCAACAGCGGCATGTACGTAAGTGCCATTGCCCTGGGAAACTGGGCCACCCACGGCGAAACCGTGGACCAGGACGTTGCCACCGCATGCGTGCAAAGGGCCCTGGACCTGGGCATCACCACCTTCGACACGGCTGATGCCTACGCGGGCACTAAAGCTGAAACGATGCTCGGCGAAGCCCTCAAAGGCGTCCGCCGGGAGGGCATCGAGGTGATGACCAAGGCGTACTTCCCCACCGGCCCCGGCATGAACGACCGCGGGCTGTCCCGCAAGCACGTGATGGAATCCATCAACGGGTCCCTGCGCCGTCTCCAGATGGACTACGTGGATGTCTACCAGGCGCACCGCTACGACTACGAAACCCCGCTGGAAGAAACGATGGGCGCCTTCGCGGACATCGTGAGGGCCGGCAAAGCCCACTATATTGGCGTATCCGAATGGAAAGTAAAGGAAATCCGCGCCGGTGCCGCCCTGGCAGCCGAGCTGGGTATCCAGCTCGTTTCAAGCCAGCCGCAATACAACATGCTGTGGCGCGTCATCGAAGCGGAAGTAGTGCCGGCCTGCGAAGAGCTCGGGATCACCCAGGTGTGCTGGTCACCGCTGGCCCAGGGTGTGCTTAGTGGAAAGTACGACGGCGGCCGGGCCGTGCCGTCATCGTCACGCTTCAGTGATGGTGACGGGACGCTGAAGACTGAGCACAGGTTCATGAAGCCGGAGGTCCTGGAGGCCGTCGATAAGCTTCAGCCTATCGCCGCCGGTCTGGACGTCCCCCTGGCAACCCTGGCCGTGGCCTGGGTCCTGGCAAACCCCAACGTCTCCGCGGCGATCGTCGGCGCCAGCCGGCCCGAACAGCTCGTAGACACGGTCAACGCTGCCGAGTTGGTCCTTGATAGCGAGACGCTCGAACTGATCGACGGCACCTTGGGTGACGTCGTGGAGCGCGATCCTGCCAAGGTGGAGTCCTTCCCCCAGCGGGTCTAG
- a CDS encoding flavin-containing monooxygenase: MGPLVNTLIVGAGQAGLAASYWLGRAGVEHLLLERRAALGGAWQDRWDAFCLNTPNFSLTLPGMPYDGPAPEAFMPRDELIGYVRHYAEFIGAPVRTGTDVTRIAPADGGFDVETTGGRWRARNVVLATGGYQEPKIPALSAHLPGHILQLHTNDYRKPEQLPDGAVLIVGSGQSGGQIAEELLAAGREIHLAVSTCPEAPRRYRGQDIIFWMMHLAQYGPDYGLNGLTVGQLPSPAARFMCNPLVSGAGGGHDLHLRELGRRGVRLHGHLETAADDGELTFSDDLPERLGVVERTFYQRMQPMFDSYIAATGMSAPASDRPRQDDWLPSEPARLNLGAANITSVIWATGYRLDFGILDIPVLDEWNYPRHHRGVTEHPGLYAVGLPWLTGHGSSIVAGVGRDAEYIAEHIAAR, translated from the coding sequence ATGGGACCGTTGGTGAACACCCTTATTGTCGGAGCCGGGCAGGCGGGCCTGGCGGCCAGTTACTGGCTGGGCCGGGCCGGCGTCGAACATCTGTTATTGGAACGGCGTGCCGCCTTGGGCGGCGCCTGGCAGGACCGCTGGGACGCGTTCTGCCTGAACACACCGAATTTTTCACTGACGTTGCCGGGCATGCCATATGACGGTCCGGCACCCGAAGCTTTTATGCCACGGGATGAGCTGATCGGATATGTCCGGCACTATGCGGAGTTCATCGGCGCCCCGGTGCGGACCGGAACGGACGTTACGCGCATCGCGCCAGCGGACGGCGGCTTCGACGTGGAAACCACCGGGGGCAGGTGGCGCGCCCGCAACGTGGTGCTGGCCACCGGCGGCTACCAGGAACCGAAAATCCCGGCGTTGTCCGCGCATCTTCCGGGCCACATCCTGCAGCTCCACACCAACGATTACCGCAAGCCGGAACAGCTGCCGGACGGCGCGGTGCTGATTGTGGGAAGCGGCCAGTCGGGCGGCCAGATCGCCGAGGAGCTGCTCGCCGCAGGCCGGGAAATCCACCTGGCGGTGTCTACCTGCCCGGAGGCGCCGCGCCGGTACCGCGGGCAGGACATCATCTTCTGGATGATGCACCTTGCCCAGTACGGCCCCGATTACGGACTGAACGGCCTCACCGTGGGGCAGTTGCCCTCCCCCGCGGCGAGGTTCATGTGCAACCCGCTGGTGTCCGGGGCCGGCGGCGGGCACGACCTTCACCTGCGCGAACTCGGCCGCCGGGGTGTCCGGCTGCACGGCCATCTGGAAACAGCGGCCGACGACGGCGAACTCACCTTCAGCGACGACCTTCCGGAGCGCCTGGGCGTTGTTGAGCGAACGTTCTACCAGCGGATGCAGCCGATGTTCGACAGCTACATCGCGGCCACAGGGATGTCGGCACCGGCATCGGATAGGCCCCGCCAGGACGACTGGCTGCCGTCGGAACCGGCGCGGCTGAACCTCGGGGCCGCAAACATCACGTCGGTCATCTGGGCCACCGGCTACCGGCTGGACTTCGGCATATTAGACATCCCGGTGCTGGACGAGTGGAACTACCCGCGGCACCACCGGGGCGTCACCGAGCACCCGGGCCTGTATGCCGTCGGGCTGCCGTGGCTGACCGGCCACGGCTCGTCAATCGTGGCAGGAGTCGGACGCGACGCCGAGTACATCGCGGAGCATATCGCCGCCCGCTGA
- a CDS encoding type II toxin-antitoxin system VapC family toxin → MDTSAVLKLVIEEMDSSSAAEYLSTAAGRGDQLVASMLLYTELHCAAHRRRLQGELVNSVLGAINLLDVARSDLMYAAALPGRLRSADAIHLAAAIRLQADVLVAYDAELLAAAVDAGLNILSPGP, encoded by the coding sequence GTGGACACGTCGGCAGTCCTGAAGCTGGTGATCGAGGAGATGGACTCCTCCTCCGCGGCAGAGTATCTCTCCACGGCCGCCGGACGGGGCGACCAGCTTGTGGCTTCCATGCTCCTCTACACTGAGCTTCATTGCGCGGCGCACCGGCGCCGGCTCCAGGGCGAGCTCGTCAATTCCGTGTTGGGCGCAATCAATCTGCTGGACGTGGCCCGCTCGGACCTCATGTACGCGGCCGCGCTGCCCGGACGGCTGCGCAGCGCAGATGCCATTCATCTGGCGGCGGCAATCCGGCTCCAGGCCGACGTCCTGGTTGCCTATGACGCTGAACTGCTTGCGGCCGCTGTGGACGCCGGTCTCAATATCCTGTCCCCGGGTCCCTGA
- a CDS encoding type II toxin-antitoxin system Phd/YefM family antitoxin, with the protein MTTIPHRELRNQSSRILERVKNGEIIDVTNNGEIAATLIPPSASPFERLLLAGQVKPASTAVVDFRALPRVASTNSTAEILADLRGDR; encoded by the coding sequence ATGACAACCATCCCGCACCGCGAACTGCGCAACCAGAGCAGCAGGATCCTGGAGCGCGTGAAAAACGGGGAAATTATTGACGTGACCAATAACGGGGAGATCGCAGCCACCCTGATCCCGCCGTCGGCCTCCCCCTTCGAGCGGCTCCTTTTGGCGGGCCAAGTCAAGCCGGCTTCCACCGCCGTCGTAGATTTTCGAGCCCTGCCACGTGTAGCTTCAACGAACAGCACGGCGGAAATCCTGGCCGACCTTCGCGGGGACCGTTGA
- a CDS encoding plasmid pRiA4b ORF-3 family protein, with product MQNVPAFDLRISTADTEPEIWRRLILPETITVPQFHEAVQCAFGWQNRHLYGIRCRDRNGEPRVIVGPDEAAGDVDAEPASGVVLFELMDARETGPTPFEYEYDLGDSWTHTVELVGSGPCRESETPGVS from the coding sequence ATGCAGAACGTCCCTGCCTTTGACCTGCGCATCAGCACCGCCGACACCGAGCCGGAGATTTGGCGGCGGCTCATCCTCCCGGAAACAATCACCGTGCCGCAGTTCCACGAGGCCGTCCAGTGCGCCTTCGGGTGGCAGAACCGCCACCTGTACGGCATCCGGTGCCGCGACCGTAACGGCGAACCGCGCGTGATTGTTGGCCCGGACGAAGCGGCTGGCGACGTTGACGCGGAGCCGGCCTCCGGCGTCGTGCTCTTTGAACTGATGGATGCGCGGGAGACAGGACCGACTCCATTTGAGTACGAATACGACTTGGGCGACTCCTGGACGCACACAGTGGAGCTTGTAGGGTCCGGGCCGTGCCGCGAATCAGAAACACCCGGAGTTTCATGA
- a CDS encoding SDR family NAD(P)-dependent oxidoreductase, giving the protein MAERTIVITGASDGIGASAARTLALAGERVVVVGRSGGKTRAVAEEIGADYFVSDFADLSQVRALAAQLKARYPRIDVLVNNAGGIMGKRELTVDGHEKTFQVNHLAPFLLTNELLDVLTASKATVINTSSAANAFGHVDIDDLDAAGKYSTNRAYGTAKLENILFTTELHHRFNAAGISTAAFHPGGVATNFAAESTSWFRFAYKTFIKRFMLTPEQGADTLVWLATTEPGRDWASGAYYAKRALAKANRQAYDAGLARQLWDRSEELVSPRGERRGSRRWHPLSATERSPTRIQVPGGRTDNPGGSRS; this is encoded by the coding sequence ATGGCTGAACGAACCATCGTCATCACCGGGGCAAGTGACGGGATCGGAGCTTCCGCCGCGCGGACGCTGGCCCTGGCAGGGGAGCGGGTGGTCGTCGTCGGGCGTTCAGGCGGGAAGACGCGGGCGGTCGCGGAGGAGATCGGTGCTGACTATTTTGTCAGCGACTTCGCGGACCTGTCGCAGGTGCGGGCGCTTGCCGCGCAGCTGAAGGCGAGGTACCCGCGGATCGACGTCCTGGTGAACAACGCCGGCGGGATCATGGGCAAACGCGAGCTGACGGTGGACGGCCACGAAAAGACCTTCCAGGTGAACCACCTGGCGCCGTTCCTGCTGACCAACGAGCTGCTGGACGTTCTCACGGCCAGCAAGGCGACGGTTATCAACACGTCGAGCGCGGCGAACGCGTTCGGACACGTTGATATCGATGACCTCGATGCTGCCGGCAAGTACTCCACCAACCGGGCCTATGGCACTGCCAAGCTGGAGAACATCCTGTTCACCACCGAGCTGCACCACCGGTTCAACGCCGCCGGAATTTCCACGGCCGCGTTTCATCCGGGCGGGGTGGCCACCAACTTCGCGGCAGAGTCGACCAGCTGGTTCCGGTTTGCCTACAAGACGTTCATCAAACGGTTCATGCTCACGCCGGAGCAAGGGGCAGACACCCTTGTGTGGCTCGCCACCACAGAACCGGGGCGGGACTGGGCCTCCGGCGCGTACTATGCCAAACGGGCGCTGGCCAAGGCCAACAGGCAGGCCTACGACGCCGGCCTGGCGCGGCAACTGTGGGACCGCAGCGAAGAACTGGTCAGCCCTCGAGGCGAACGCCGTGGATCTCGTCGATGGCATCCGCTGAGCGCAACAGAGCGATCTCCAACCCGGATTCAGGTTCCGGGTGGGAGAACAGATAACCCTGGAGGGAGTCGCAGTTGA